The Triplophysa rosa linkage group LG3, Trosa_1v2, whole genome shotgun sequence genome has a segment encoding these proteins:
- the LOC130551812 gene encoding transmembrane protein 80-like produces MATGMAGKNTVVISSVLLQILLYLSAVYSVLYFLSTLSMIIYKTEVLSYPEGQLTLDVCLLFLMAGLEVLRVYWGVRGNLQESEGYLGLNLIATGATVLLALYYLIWQSYVLRADVIIGAILLCLYGFTGIVGFGALARFTSYS; encoded by the exons ATGGCGACTGGCATGGCAG GAAAGAACACCGTTGTT ATCTCATCTGTGCTGCTCCAAATTCTTCTGTATCTGTCAGCAGTTTACAGTGTGTTGTACTTTCTGTCCACCCTCTCCATGATCATCTACAAGA CTGAAGTGTTGAGTTACCCTGAAGGGCAGCTCACTCTAGATGTGTGTCTGCTGTTTCTCATGGCTGGTCTGGAGGTCCTGAGGGTCTACTGGG GGGTCAGAGGAAACCTACAGGAGAGCGAGGGCTACCTGGGTCTGAATCTGATCGCCACGGGGGCCACGGTGCTGTTGGCGCTTTATTACCTCATTTGGCAGTCGTATGTGCTGCGAGCTGATGTCATCATTGGTGCCATTCTGCTCTGCTTGTATGGCTTTACAGGAATTGTGGGGTTCGGGGCTCTGGCACGCTTCACAAG TTATTCCTGA